Proteins encoded by one window of Roseibium sp. Sym1:
- the parC gene encoding DNA topoisomerase IV subunit A, whose protein sequence is MGKETTPPPSGIEGINLKDALEERYLAYALSTIMHRALPDVRDGLKPVHRRLLYAMRLLKLDPGAGFKKCARVVGDVIGKYHPHGDQAVYDALVRLAQDFAQRYPLIDGQGNFGNVDGDNAAAMRYTEARMTDTAKRLLDGLDENAVDFRETYDGEDKEPIVLPGGFPNLLGNGSSGIAVGMATSIPPHNAFELCQACQHLIKNPNAEVDDLLEFIKGPDFPTGGLLVSDQGSIREAYATGRGSFRVRARWEVEDLGRGQWSIVITEIPYQVQKSRLIEKIAELLTARKLPLLDDIRDESAEDIRIVLVPRSRNVDANLLMESLFKLTDLENRFSLNMNVLSMGKVPMVMGLKQVLREWLDHRKVVLVRRSEYRLGQINHRLEVLEGYLIAYLNLDEVIRIIREEDDAKAELIRTFELTDVQAEAILNMRLRSLRKLEEMEIRKEHDKLTEEKDDLTKLLGSDARQWTKISKELGDISKVYGPETEIGRRRTDKSEAPEADLVDIQQAMIEKEPITVIISEKGWIRALKGHQADLSNVSFKQGDKLKLFFHAETTDKILLFSSGGKFFTLGADRLPGGRGHGEPIRLMVEMDEAQDVVNAFVYKPGRNLLLASTEARGFVVNEDDVIANTRKGKQVLNLTMPAEASICVEATGDQVAIIGENRKLLVFPLSQIPQMGRGRGVRLQRYRDGLISDIRVFKGEDGLTWTDSSGRSYTRSLEELADWRGERGNAGRLPPTGFPRSNKFGPNKL, encoded by the coding sequence ATGGGAAAAGAGACGACTCCGCCGCCAAGTGGCATTGAAGGCATCAACCTCAAGGACGCGCTTGAAGAGCGCTACCTGGCCTACGCATTGTCGACCATCATGCACCGGGCCCTGCCCGATGTGCGCGACGGTCTGAAACCGGTTCACAGGCGCCTCCTCTATGCCATGCGCCTGCTGAAGCTGGACCCCGGCGCCGGCTTCAAGAAATGTGCGCGCGTCGTCGGTGACGTGATCGGTAAATACCATCCCCATGGCGACCAGGCCGTCTACGACGCGCTGGTGCGCCTGGCCCAGGACTTCGCGCAACGCTATCCGCTGATCGACGGGCAGGGTAACTTCGGCAATGTCGACGGCGACAATGCCGCGGCCATGCGTTACACCGAAGCGCGCATGACCGACACGGCCAAGCGGCTGCTGGACGGACTGGATGAAAACGCGGTCGACTTCCGCGAGACCTATGACGGCGAGGACAAGGAACCGATTGTCCTTCCGGGCGGGTTCCCGAACCTTCTGGGGAACGGCTCCTCGGGCATTGCCGTCGGCATGGCCACGTCCATTCCGCCACACAATGCCTTTGAGCTGTGCCAGGCCTGCCAGCATCTGATCAAGAACCCGAATGCCGAAGTCGATGACCTGCTGGAGTTCATCAAGGGCCCGGACTTCCCGACCGGCGGCCTGCTGGTGTCCGATCAGGGATCGATCCGCGAAGCCTATGCAACGGGCCGGGGCAGCTTCCGCGTGCGCGCACGCTGGGAGGTCGAGGATCTTGGGCGGGGGCAATGGTCCATCGTCATCACCGAAATTCCCTACCAGGTGCAGAAATCCCGGCTGATCGAAAAGATCGCCGAGTTGCTGACTGCACGCAAGCTGCCGCTTCTGGACGACATCCGCGATGAATCCGCCGAGGACATCCGCATCGTTCTGGTGCCGCGTTCGCGCAACGTCGATGCCAACCTGCTGATGGAATCCCTGTTCAAGCTGACGGACCTGGAAAACCGGTTCTCCCTGAACATGAATGTCCTGTCCATGGGCAAGGTGCCCATGGTCATGGGACTGAAGCAGGTTCTGCGCGAGTGGCTCGATCACCGCAAGGTTGTCCTGGTCCGCCGGTCGGAATACCGCCTAGGCCAGATCAACCACCGCCTGGAGGTTCTGGAAGGCTACCTGATCGCCTATCTGAACCTCGATGAGGTGATCCGCATCATCCGCGAGGAAGACGATGCCAAGGCAGAGCTGATCCGGACCTTCGAGCTGACCGACGTCCAGGCGGAAGCCATCCTCAACATGCGTCTGCGTTCCTTGCGCAAGCTGGAAGAGATGGAGATCCGCAAGGAGCACGACAAGCTCACCGAGGAAAAGGACGACCTGACCAAGCTGCTTGGATCCGATGCCCGCCAGTGGACCAAGATTTCCAAGGAACTGGGCGACATCTCAAAGGTCTACGGCCCGGAAACCGAAATCGGCCGCCGCCGCACCGACAAGTCCGAGGCGCCCGAAGCCGACCTGGTCGACATTCAGCAGGCGATGATCGAAAAGGAACCGATCACCGTCATCATTTCCGAAAAAGGCTGGATCCGGGCGCTCAAGGGGCATCAGGCCGACCTGTCGAATGTGTCGTTCAAACAGGGCGACAAGCTGAAGCTGTTCTTCCACGCGGAAACGACGGACAAGATCCTGCTGTTTTCTTCCGGTGGCAAATTCTTCACGCTGGGTGCGGACCGTCTGCCGGGCGGCCGTGGCCATGGCGAGCCGATCCGCCTGATGGTGGAAATGGACGAGGCCCAGGATGTCGTCAACGCCTTCGTCTACAAACCGGGCCGGAACCTGCTTCTGGCCAGCACAGAGGCGCGCGGTTTCGTCGTCAACGAAGACGACGTCATTGCCAATACGCGCAAGGGCAAGCAGGTGCTCAACCTGACCATGCCTGCCGAAGCTTCGATCTGTGTCGAGGCCACGGGGGACCAGGTCGCCATCATCGGGGAAAACCGCAAGCTGCTGGTGTTCCCGCTGTCGCAGATCCCGCAAATGGGGCGTGGCCGGGGTGTCCGGCTGCAACGCTACCGCGACGGCCTCATTTCCGACATCCGCGTCTTCAAGGGCGAGGACGGCCTCACCTGGACCGACAGTTCCGGGCGCAGCTACACGCGATCGCTCGAGGAGCTGGCAGACTGGCGCGGCGAACGTGGTAACGCGGGCCGCCTGCCGCCCACCGGTTTCCCGCGCTCGAACAAGTTCGGACCGAACAAACTCTAA
- a CDS encoding AraC family transcriptional regulator, with translation MISPAEDGVERIEARFQGNGFSPHRHDTYAIGLTMNGVQTFSYRGEQRASLPGQVIVIHPDEVHDGGAGTEEGLRYRMLYVAPEQISDVLSGVGRPGLPFVPSPVISDNRFRTELAEALTDIDRELGTLKRDCLIADLADCLWGHSDHQGPSGTALSWPDLKRCAEFLKENCTDSVRMEQLEGLAQMDRFTLSRQFRAVFGTSPHRYLVMRRLGRAKAELGAGAPLVEAAVASGFADQSHMTRHFKRAFGMTPGQWRHLSAASATQ, from the coding sequence GTGATCTCGCCGGCCGAGGACGGCGTTGAACGTATCGAGGCGCGGTTTCAGGGCAATGGCTTCAGCCCGCACAGGCACGACACCTATGCCATCGGCCTGACGATGAATGGCGTGCAGACCTTCAGCTATCGTGGGGAGCAGCGCGCTTCCCTGCCCGGGCAGGTGATCGTGATCCATCCGGACGAAGTGCATGATGGCGGCGCGGGCACGGAGGAGGGATTGCGTTACCGCATGCTCTACGTGGCCCCGGAACAGATTTCAGATGTCCTGTCCGGCGTAGGCAGACCCGGATTGCCGTTTGTGCCGTCACCGGTCATCTCGGACAACCGCTTCCGGACCGAGCTGGCGGAGGCCCTGACGGACATTGATCGTGAATTGGGCACGCTCAAGCGGGACTGCCTGATTGCCGATCTGGCGGATTGTCTATGGGGGCATTCCGACCATCAAGGGCCTTCCGGGACCGCCTTGAGCTGGCCGGACCTGAAACGCTGCGCGGAATTCCTGAAGGAAAATTGCACCGACAGTGTGCGCATGGAACAACTGGAAGGTCTGGCGCAGATGGACAGGTTCACCCTGTCGCGGCAATTCCGGGCCGTGTTCGGAACCAGTCCGCACCGTTACCTCGTGATGCGCCGGCTGGGCCGGGCGAAGGCGGAGCTCGGGGCCGGCGCCCCGCTGGTGGAGGCGGCCGTGGCCAGCGGGTTCGCCGACCAGAGCCACATGACCCGACACTTCAAAAGGGCCTTCGGCATGACACCGGGACAGTGGCGGCACCTGAGCGCCGCCAGTGCAACTCAATGA
- a CDS encoding DUF2000 family protein produces the protein MFETKFVIIVREDLAAWQKLNVTAFLATGIAAAKPALIGEHYRDAAGHVYHPMSVQPIIILSADADTIAKIHQRTLQRGVPASVYIEEMFTTGHDSANREVFAKFTLENAKVVGLAVHTDKKIADKISKGAKMHR, from the coding sequence ATGTTTGAAACCAAATTCGTCATAATTGTCCGCGAAGACCTTGCCGCCTGGCAAAAGCTGAACGTGACCGCCTTTCTTGCCACCGGCATCGCCGCTGCAAAACCGGCCCTTATCGGTGAGCATTACCGCGATGCTGCCGGACATGTCTATCACCCCATGAGCGTGCAGCCGATCATCATCTTGAGCGCGGATGCCGACACGATTGCCAAGATCCACCAGCGGACCCTGCAGCGTGGCGTCCCGGCAAGCGTTTACATCGAGGAGATGTTCACCACCGGCCACGACAGCGCCAACAGGGAGGTTTTTGCCAAGTTCACACTGGAAAACGCCAAAGTCGTCGGCCTCGCCGTTCACACGGACAAGAAGATCGCGGACAAGATTTCCAAAGGCGCGAAAATGCACCGATGA
- a CDS encoding acyl-CoA thioesterase, producing MDVDIYGHVNNVQYLSFFDTAVNSWYVDNNLLDPVHSREIFLVVETGCHYFSELTFPGVVSAGLKIEKLGSSSVVFRVGLFSGEASETAAHGRFVHVYVDRNNRRPLPIPEAKRLVLETLTA from the coding sequence ATGGATGTGGATATCTATGGTCATGTCAACAACGTGCAATATCTGAGCTTCTTCGACACGGCCGTCAACAGCTGGTACGTCGACAACAACTTGCTCGATCCGGTTCATAGCCGGGAAATATTCCTGGTGGTCGAAACAGGCTGTCACTATTTTTCGGAACTGACGTTCCCGGGCGTTGTTTCCGCCGGGTTGAAGATCGAGAAACTCGGCTCCAGCTCGGTGGTTTTCCGTGTCGGACTGTTTTCCGGCGAAGCGTCCGAAACAGCAGCTCACGGGCGCTTCGTGCATGTGTATGTCGACCGCAACAACCGGCGCCCCCTGCCGATACCGGAAGCAAAACGCCTGGTGTTGGAAACCTTGACGGCGTAG
- the smpB gene encoding SsrA-binding protein SmpB, producing the protein MAPKKGHVPGRTIISDNRKARFNYEIEDTLEAGIELKGTEVKSLRNGKANIAESYAAEHGGEIWIYNVYIPEYLQANRFNHEPRRPRKLLLHKREIGKLAGAVQKEGKTIVPLKLYFNDKGRAKLELALARGKKLHDKRETEKKRDWQREKSRLMKNLG; encoded by the coding sequence ATGGCGCCGAAAAAAGGGCATGTTCCAGGACGGACCATCATATCCGACAACCGGAAGGCCCGGTTCAATTACGAGATTGAGGATACGCTGGAGGCGGGGATCGAGCTGAAGGGCACGGAAGTGAAATCCCTGCGAAACGGCAAGGCGAATATTGCCGAATCCTATGCGGCCGAACACGGCGGCGAAATCTGGATCTACAACGTCTATATCCCGGAATACCTTCAGGCGAACCGGTTCAACCACGAACCGCGCCGGCCGCGCAAACTCCTTCTGCACAAACGCGAAATCGGCAAGCTTGCCGGTGCGGTGCAAAAGGAAGGCAAGACCATTGTTCCGCTCAAACTGTATTTCAATGACAAGGGGCGTGCGAAACTGGAACTTGCACTGGCACGCGGCAAGAAACTGCATGACAAGCGCGAGACCGAAAAGAAGCGTGACTGGCAACGCGAAAAGTCGCGGCTGATGAAGAACCTGGGTTAG
- the dapA gene encoding 4-hydroxy-tetrahydrodipicolinate synthase, translating to MFKGSIPALITPFKDGALDEKRFRDFVDWQIAEGSSGLVPVGTTGESPTLTHAEHKRVIELCIEAASGRVPVIAGAGSNNTIEAIDFAQHAEKAGADALLVVTPYYNKPNQAGLKAHFKAVNDAVGIPILIYNIPGRSIIDMTPETMAELFETCENIKGVKDATADMAKASRQRHLCGPDFIQLSGEDISALAFNAHGGVGCISVTANVAPRLCAEFQSATQAGDFRKALDLQDRLAPLHRALFLEPSPGGAKYALSLLGKIGEELRLPLVPISEGARSEIRSAMAHAGLIN from the coding sequence ATGTTCAAAGGATCCATTCCAGCGCTGATCACCCCGTTCAAGGACGGTGCGCTCGATGAGAAACGGTTCCGGGACTTCGTGGATTGGCAGATCGCGGAAGGCTCTTCCGGACTGGTTCCGGTTGGCACGACGGGTGAGAGCCCGACACTGACCCACGCGGAACACAAGCGGGTGATCGAATTGTGCATCGAGGCGGCTTCGGGCCGCGTGCCGGTGATCGCCGGTGCCGGATCGAACAACACGATCGAGGCAATTGATTTCGCCCAGCACGCCGAAAAAGCGGGTGCGGATGCTCTGCTTGTTGTCACGCCCTATTACAACAAGCCGAACCAGGCGGGTTTGAAGGCCCATTTCAAGGCGGTCAACGACGCGGTCGGCATTCCGATCCTGATCTACAATATTCCGGGCCGGTCTATCATCGACATGACCCCGGAAACCATGGCGGAGCTTTTTGAGACCTGCGAGAACATCAAGGGTGTCAAGGATGCGACAGCCGACATGGCGAAGGCCAGCCGGCAGCGCCATTTGTGCGGTCCGGATTTCATTCAGCTTTCCGGCGAGGATATTTCCGCATTGGCCTTCAATGCCCATGGTGGCGTCGGCTGCATCTCCGTTACCGCGAATGTGGCACCGAGGCTGTGCGCGGAATTCCAGAGCGCAACCCAGGCAGGCGATTTCAGGAAGGCGCTCGATCTTCAGGACCGGTTGGCACCGCTTCATCGTGCGCTTTTCCTGGAACCCAGCCCGGGTGGAGCCAAGTATGCCCTGTCGCTGCTCGGCAAGATCGGCGAGGAGCTTCGCCTGCCGCTGGTGCCGATTTCCGAAGGGGCCCGCAGCGAAATTCGTTCAGCCATGGCCCATGCCGGACTGATCAACTGA
- a CDS encoding alpha/beta fold hydrolase → MTSAPQEAPDRPNQRSAPNAVDFTWKSPDGLTLAGREWPVPNDRPEHPIPVLCLPGLSRNTRDFNDVARFLQSSGHRVIALDYRGRGNSDWDSDWRNYALPVEEKDIDAAIETLGLDRFAVLGTSRGGLHALVLGLRYPADRMAAVIFNDVGPHIEMRAIHRIAATLGHNMKAASLEAVAGNLKRTIGSQFPAFGARDWLKLAGQLASEHDGQFVMDYDPALAHQLASLDDAAPAPDLWPLYDKLTDRPVLILHGEHSDLLSPDTCKRMLDGHPNAAVRTIPGQGHAPVLWDTETHEAIAGFLKKI, encoded by the coding sequence ATGACATCTGCGCCCCAGGAAGCGCCGGACCGGCCCAATCAGCGTTCGGCGCCGAATGCAGTCGATTTCACCTGGAAAAGCCCAGATGGATTGACGCTCGCCGGACGCGAATGGCCCGTACCAAATGATCGACCCGAACACCCAATCCCCGTCTTGTGCCTGCCTGGACTATCGAGAAACACGCGTGATTTCAATGACGTTGCACGGTTTCTTCAATCCAGTGGACATCGTGTCATTGCGCTGGATTACCGCGGTCGCGGCAACAGCGACTGGGACAGCGACTGGCGGAATTACGCCCTGCCCGTCGAGGAAAAGGACATCGACGCTGCCATCGAAACGCTGGGACTGGACCGTTTCGCCGTTCTGGGCACGTCCCGGGGCGGGCTGCATGCGCTTGTGCTGGGTCTTCGGTATCCGGCGGACCGGATGGCAGCCGTGATTTTCAACGATGTCGGTCCACATATCGAGATGCGCGCCATTCACCGGATCGCCGCGACGCTCGGTCACAACATGAAGGCTGCTTCACTGGAAGCCGTCGCCGGCAACCTGAAACGCACGATCGGCAGCCAGTTTCCGGCATTCGGCGCCCGGGACTGGCTGAAGCTGGCAGGCCAACTTGCCTCGGAACACGATGGCCAGTTTGTCATGGATTACGATCCGGCCCTGGCGCATCAGCTTGCCAGCCTCGACGACGCCGCACCAGCACCGGACCTCTGGCCGCTTTACGACAAGCTCACGGACCGTCCTGTCCTGATACTTCACGGAGAGCATTCGGACCTGCTCAGCCCGGATACGTGCAAGCGCATGCTCGACGGACATCCCAATGCGGCAGTCAGAACCATTCCCGGTCAGGGGCATGCGCCTGTTCTATGGGACACGGAAACCCATGAGGCGATCGCCGGTTTTCTGAAGAAGATCTAG
- a CDS encoding porin → MKLKSLMLGAAAVATATTAQAADLPVAPEPVDYVRVCDAYGARFYYIPGTETCLRVGGRVRTQFIANNVLSNGNWSNRDSDGYGWRSQAWLYLDARTATEFGTLRAYASMSQRVQNAVEIMDLDKAYIQWGGLTAGYATSNFDIYTGQTFMGVVTRDWSDTTTNQIAYTAAFGNGLSATIALEDRSHRESGTYGGTRAPDLVAALGISQGWGSAQLSGALHQVYPSAAFNGINPGNGEDELGWAIGAGASINLPMINSGSNIFFQGFYADGALSYTGNAAGVTDFVISAASGNATTNSGYSLSAGAYIQASSTIGLALDGSYAHYDNAGTAGDATRWAIDGSVVWEPVSGFQMGADIGYSDTEWDNIADTDELLFGVRMQRTF, encoded by the coding sequence ATGAAACTCAAGAGCTTGATGCTCGGCGCGGCAGCAGTTGCCACCGCCACCACCGCTCAGGCAGCCGATCTTCCGGTTGCTCCGGAGCCGGTTGACTACGTTCGCGTCTGCGACGCTTACGGCGCACGCTTCTACTACATCCCGGGCACCGAAACCTGCCTGCGTGTTGGCGGCCGTGTTCGTACCCAGTTCATCGCGAACAACGTTCTGTCCAACGGCAACTGGTCCAACCGTGATTCCGACGGCTACGGCTGGCGCAGCCAGGCTTGGCTGTACCTTGACGCCCGCACCGCTACCGAATTCGGTACCCTGCGTGCATACGCTTCCATGTCCCAGCGCGTTCAGAACGCTGTTGAGATCATGGACCTGGACAAGGCCTACATCCAGTGGGGCGGCCTGACTGCAGGTTATGCAACGTCGAACTTCGACATCTACACCGGTCAGACGTTCATGGGTGTTGTCACTCGTGACTGGTCGGATACGACCACCAACCAGATCGCTTACACCGCTGCCTTCGGCAACGGCCTGTCCGCAACGATCGCTCTGGAAGACCGTTCGCACCGCGAATCCGGCACCTACGGCGGCACGCGCGCTCCGGACCTCGTCGCAGCTCTCGGCATCTCCCAGGGTTGGGGTTCCGCTCAGCTTTCTGGTGCTCTGCATCAGGTTTACCCGAGCGCAGCTTTCAACGGCATCAACCCGGGTAACGGCGAAGATGAACTCGGCTGGGCAATCGGCGCTGGTGCAAGCATCAACCTGCCGATGATCAACTCCGGTTCGAACATCTTCTTCCAGGGTTTCTATGCTGACGGCGCTCTGTCCTACACCGGTAACGCTGCCGGTGTGACCGACTTCGTGATCAGCGCAGCTTCCGGTAACGCAACCACCAACAGCGGTTACTCCCTGTCGGCTGGTGCTTACATCCAGGCTTCCTCGACCATCGGTCTGGCACTGGACGGCTCCTACGCTCACTACGACAACGCTGGTACCGCTGGCGATGCCACCCGTTGGGCAATCGACGGTTCCGTTGTTTGGGAGCCGGTCTCCGGTTTCCAGATGGGTGCCGACATCGGTTACTCTGACACCGAGTGGGACAACATTGCTGACACCGACGAACTCCTCTTCGGTGTTCGTATGCAGCGCACCTTCTAA
- a CDS encoding porin — protein sequence MKLKSLMLGAAAVATATTAQAADLPVAPEPVDYVRVCDAYGARFYYIPGTETCLRVGGRVRTQFIANNVLSNGNWSNRDSDGYGWRSQAWLYLDARTATEFGTLRAYASMSQRVQNAVEIMDLDKAYIQWGGLTAGYATSNFDIYTGQTFMGVVTRDWSDTTTNQIAYTAAFGNGLSATIALEDRSHRESGTYGGTRAPDLVAALGISQGWGSAQLSGALHQVYPSAAFNGINPGNGEDELGWAIGAGASINLPMINSGSNIFFQGFYADGALSYTGNAAGVTDFVISAASGNATTNSGYSLSAGAYIQATTTIGLALDGSYAHYDNAGTAGDATRWAIDGSVVWEPVSGFQMGADIGYSDTEWDNIADTDELLFGVRMQRTF from the coding sequence ATGAAACTCAAGAGCTTGATGCTCGGCGCGGCAGCAGTTGCCACCGCCACCACCGCTCAGGCAGCCGATCTTCCGGTTGCTCCGGAGCCGGTTGACTACGTTCGCGTCTGCGACGCTTACGGCGCACGCTTCTACTACATCCCGGGCACCGAAACCTGCCTGCGTGTTGGCGGCCGTGTTCGTACCCAGTTCATCGCGAACAACGTTCTGTCCAACGGCAACTGGTCCAACCGTGATTCCGACGGCTACGGCTGGCGCAGCCAGGCTTGGCTGTACCTTGACGCCCGCACCGCTACCGAATTCGGTACCCTGCGTGCATACGCTTCCATGTCCCAGCGCGTTCAGAACGCTGTTGAGATCATGGACCTGGACAAGGCCTACATCCAGTGGGGCGGCCTGACTGCAGGTTATGCAACGTCGAACTTCGACATCTACACCGGTCAGACGTTCATGGGTGTTGTCACTCGTGACTGGTCGGATACGACCACCAACCAGATCGCTTACACCGCTGCCTTCGGCAACGGCCTGTCCGCAACGATCGCTCTGGAAGACCGTTCGCACCGCGAATCCGGCACCTACGGCGGCACGCGCGCTCCGGACCTCGTCGCAGCTCTCGGCATCTCCCAGGGTTGGGGTTCCGCTCAGCTTTCTGGTGCTCTGCATCAGGTTTACCCGAGCGCAGCTTTCAACGGCATCAACCCGGGTAACGGCGAAGATGAACTCGGCTGGGCAATCGGCGCTGGTGCAAGCATCAACCTGCCGATGATCAACTCCGGTTCGAACATCTTCTTCCAGGGTTTCTATGCTGACGGCGCTCTGTCCTACACCGGTAACGCTGCTGGTGTGACCGACTTCGTGATCAGCGCAGCTTCCGGTAACGCAACCACCAACAGCGGTTACTCCCTGTCGGCTGGTGCTTACATCCAGGCCACCACGACCATCGGTCTGGCACTGGACGGCTCCTACGCTCACTACGACAACGCTGGTACCGCTGGCGATGCCACCCGTTGGGCAATCGACGGTTCCGTTGTTTGGGAGCCGGTCTCCGGTTTCCAGATGGGTGCCGACATCGGTTACTCTGACACCGAGTGGGACAACATTGCTGACACCGACGAACTCCTCTTCGGTGTTCGTATGCAGCGCACCTTCTAA